The Arthrobacter sp. NicSoilC5 genome has a window encoding:
- a CDS encoding DNA starvation/stationary phase protection protein: MKASPTLTNNLQAVLADLIELHIQGKQAHWNIVGTNFRDLNLQLDEIVDAARQFADDTAERMRALHALPDGRSSTVAGTTSLAQFPDGLISTKDAIERIVAAMEAAVGTMRKVHDEVDEEDPTSADLLHEFIARLEQFAWMVQAENMKPTAKVTAADSK; encoded by the coding sequence ATGAAAGCTTCACCGACACTGACCAACAACCTGCAGGCCGTCCTGGCGGACCTGATCGAGCTCCACATCCAGGGCAAGCAGGCGCACTGGAACATCGTGGGCACCAACTTCCGCGACCTCAACCTGCAGCTCGATGAGATCGTCGACGCCGCCCGCCAGTTCGCCGACGACACCGCCGAGCGCATGCGTGCCCTGCACGCGCTTCCCGACGGCCGCAGCTCCACCGTGGCCGGGACCACCAGTCTGGCCCAGTTCCCTGACGGCCTGATCAGCACTAAGGACGCGATCGAGCGGATCGTCGCCGCCATGGAGGCCGCCGTGGGCACCATGCGCAAGGTCCACGACGAGGTAGATGAGGAAGACCCCACTTCGGCGGACCTCCTGCACGAGTTCATCGCCAGGCTGGAGCAGTTCGCCTGGATGGTGCAGGCGGAAAACATGAAGCCCACCGCCAAGGTCACGGCCGCCGACTCCAAGTAG
- a CDS encoding MFS transporter: MTTSISPAPTQRDSTAARPPWRDWLALGLLMFPVLLVAVDNTALTFALPAIARALEPTGLQLLWIVDSYPLVLAGLLVSMGSLGDRIGRRRLLVIGSLGFAGLSAATAFAPTPEWLIAGRAALGFFGAMLMPSTLSLIRNIFPEPNRRRLAVAIWAAGFSGGAALGPILGGWLVEHFWWGAVFLVAVPLMLPLLALGPAFIPESKDPAPGRVDIPSVLLSMLVMVPVVYGIKSVATEGPGTAGLGSIAFGVAMGIVFVRRQQRLEYPLLDMSLFRNRVFSMAISANILALFSFNGFILFLAQHLQLLEGMTPSAAGIAMLPALAATVAAGLVVVPLVRKVRPGYVVAAGLSFSAVGYSMVAFGNHDGGPSLLLAALLVLALGVGTAETISNDLILGSAPPAKSGAAAAISETGYEVGSLLGTAVLGSILTASYQQNLRLPAGLEAMLPGASLHNAGETLAGAVEAAGLLPESVAGAVRDAAAAAFDSGVHITAAIGLALMATAAVLAAVVLRKVPKAA; the protein is encoded by the coding sequence ATGACGACTTCCATCAGCCCGGCCCCCACCCAACGGGACAGCACCGCCGCGCGGCCTCCGTGGCGGGATTGGCTTGCGCTGGGGCTGCTGATGTTTCCCGTGCTGCTGGTGGCAGTGGACAACACGGCCCTGACCTTTGCCCTGCCCGCCATCGCACGCGCCCTGGAACCGACCGGCCTGCAGCTGCTGTGGATCGTGGACTCCTATCCGCTGGTCCTGGCCGGGCTGCTGGTGTCAATGGGAAGCCTCGGCGACCGGATTGGGCGGCGGCGGCTGCTGGTCATCGGCAGCCTGGGCTTCGCCGGACTGTCCGCCGCCACCGCCTTCGCACCCACCCCGGAGTGGCTGATCGCCGGCCGCGCGGCGCTCGGGTTCTTCGGCGCCATGCTGATGCCGTCCACCCTGTCGCTGATCCGCAATATTTTCCCGGAACCCAACCGCCGGCGGCTTGCAGTGGCCATCTGGGCGGCGGGATTCTCCGGCGGCGCCGCCCTGGGCCCCATCCTGGGTGGATGGCTGGTGGAGCACTTCTGGTGGGGCGCCGTTTTCCTGGTGGCCGTGCCGCTCATGCTGCCCCTGCTGGCTCTGGGGCCGGCCTTCATTCCGGAATCAAAGGATCCCGCGCCGGGCAGGGTGGATATCCCAAGCGTCCTGCTCTCCATGCTGGTCATGGTGCCCGTGGTGTACGGCATCAAGTCAGTAGCCACCGAAGGCCCGGGCACGGCCGGGCTGGGCAGCATCGCCTTTGGCGTGGCCATGGGGATCGTGTTCGTGCGCCGCCAGCAACGCCTGGAATACCCGCTGCTGGACATGTCGCTGTTCCGGAACAGGGTGTTCAGCATGGCCATCAGCGCCAACATCCTGGCCCTGTTTTCCTTCAACGGATTCATCCTTTTCCTTGCCCAGCACCTCCAACTCCTGGAGGGGATGACGCCGTCCGCGGCGGGCATTGCCATGCTTCCGGCCCTGGCAGCCACAGTGGCGGCAGGCCTGGTGGTAGTCCCGCTGGTCCGGAAGGTCCGCCCCGGGTACGTAGTGGCCGCCGGCCTGTCCTTCAGCGCCGTCGGCTACAGCATGGTGGCCTTCGGAAACCACGACGGCGGGCCTTCCCTGCTGCTGGCAGCACTGCTGGTCCTGGCGCTGGGCGTCGGCACGGCGGAAACCATCTCGAACGACCTCATCCTCGGCTCGGCCCCGCCGGCGAAATCAGGCGCTGCGGCGGCGATTTCCGAGACGGGCTACGAGGTGGGCTCGCTGCTGGGGACTGCCGTGCTGGGCTCCATCCTGACCGCGTCCTACCAGCAGAACCTCCGGCTGCCGGCAGGGCTGGAGGCCATGCTGCCCGGAGCCTCACTGCACAACGCCGGGGAAACGCTGGCCGGCGCGGTGGAGGCGGCCGGCCTGCTGCCGGAATCAGTCGCGGGGGCAGTCCGGGATGCCGCGGCCGCCGCGTTCGATTCCGGCGTGCACATCACGGCCGCAATTGGGCTGGCACTGATGGCGACGGCGGCAGTGCTCGCCGCCGTCGTGCTTAGGAAAGTTCCCAAAGCGGCCTAG
- a CDS encoding TetR/AcrR family transcriptional regulator: protein MPRKPVARDAVLDAFESLLIDVGERAATLDAVARKAGVSKGGLLYHFPNKEALISVLLDRLEGLARQDADAMASASEGAAAYFIRSSVWADTPLDRVIVAATRLAEVAHEETRRRFAAIQQRWLDEIAADVGHGLAKAVLYMGDGLYFNAMLSVGPAPEGGAAADVEELLAALERLRR from the coding sequence ATGCCCCGAAAGCCTGTAGCCCGTGATGCGGTCCTTGACGCCTTCGAGTCCCTGCTGATCGACGTGGGGGAGCGCGCTGCAACCCTCGACGCCGTAGCCCGGAAGGCCGGGGTGTCCAAAGGTGGCCTCCTCTATCATTTTCCCAACAAGGAAGCGCTCATCTCCGTGCTGCTTGACCGCCTGGAAGGCCTGGCCAGGCAGGACGCCGACGCGATGGCTTCCGCCAGCGAAGGTGCTGCCGCGTATTTCATCCGCTCCTCCGTCTGGGCGGATACTCCGCTTGACCGGGTCATCGTGGCTGCCACGCGGCTTGCCGAGGTGGCACATGAAGAGACCCGCCGCCGGTTCGCCGCCATCCAGCAGCGGTGGCTGGACGAGATCGCAGCAGATGTGGGGCACGGCCTGGCCAAGGCTGTCCTGTATATGGGTGACGGGTTGTACTTCAATGCCATGCTTTCCGTGGGCCCTGCGCCGGAAGGCGGAGCGGCGGCTGATGTGGAGGAACTCCTGGCTGCTTTGGAACGGCTCCGCAGGTAG
- the gcvP gene encoding aminomethyl-transferring glycine dehydrogenase, giving the protein MSVTPASTTFVDRHIGARRQDDVDAMLKAVGYGTVDSLVDTAVPKVIRQETALRLQDALSEVEVLAELRRLAAKNKTAVQMIGQGYYDTVTPAVIRRNVLEAPAWYTAYTPYQPEISQGRLEALLNFQTMVQDLVGLPIANASLLDEATAVAEAVLLMRRSNKTKPAADGKTVLDIDVLPQTIAIVKGRAEALGFEVEVADLSNGLPDGDINGIVLQQPGASGRVWDQSATIAAAKERGALVAVAADLLALTLITPPGEQGADIAVGSTQRFGVPLFFGGPHAAYMAVRKGLERSLPGRLVGVSKDDAGVPAYRLALQTREQHIRREKATSNICTAQALLAIVSSMYAVYHGPDGLKAIAETTHGHARVLAASLAAAGVEVLHTSFFDTLTVRVPGRAAALVADAEARGINLRSIDADTVGISLDETTTAAIVADVADVFGASVAAAEGFGLEAAVGRSSEYLQHPVFNTHRSETQLLRYIRKLSDRDLALDRTMIPLGSCTMKLNATAEMEAISWPEFASIHPFAPDSQTEGWRELIADLEADLTAITGYDQVSIQPNAGSQGELAGLLAIRGYHHSRGEEQRNVCLIPASAHGTNAASAVLAGMKVVVVATAADGTINHDDLTAKIEANKDVLSCIMITYPSTHGVYDGDVREVCDAVHAAGGQVYIDGANLNALVGLAQPGKFGGDVSHLNLHKTFCIPHGGGGPGVGPVAAKAHLAPFMPGDANKAAHEEGHGVAISASRFGSAGVLPISWAYVKLMGGEGLTEATKAALLAANYVAARLNEYFPVLYTGEGGLVAHECILDLRELTAKTGVTAEDVAKRLIDFGFHAPTLAFPVAGTLMVEPTESEDLAEIDRFIEAMITIRKEIDQVANGDFAVADSPLRRAPHTAAAVVSSDWDRAYPREQAAFPAHHKQDKYFPPVGRIDGAAGDRNLICSCPPLEEFEN; this is encoded by the coding sequence GTGTCGGTTACCCCAGCCTCCACCACCTTCGTAGACCGCCACATTGGCGCACGCCGCCAGGACGACGTCGACGCCATGCTCAAAGCCGTTGGTTACGGCACGGTCGATTCCCTGGTGGACACCGCCGTACCCAAAGTCATCCGCCAGGAAACAGCCCTCCGCCTGCAGGATGCCCTCAGCGAAGTTGAAGTCCTTGCGGAACTGCGCAGGCTCGCCGCCAAGAACAAGACCGCTGTCCAGATGATCGGGCAGGGCTACTACGACACCGTCACGCCTGCAGTGATCCGCCGGAACGTGCTGGAAGCCCCGGCCTGGTACACCGCCTACACCCCGTACCAGCCCGAGATTTCCCAGGGCCGGCTCGAGGCACTCCTGAATTTCCAGACCATGGTCCAGGACCTGGTGGGCCTGCCCATCGCCAACGCGTCCCTGCTCGATGAAGCCACCGCCGTGGCCGAGGCCGTGCTGCTGATGCGCCGCTCCAACAAGACCAAGCCTGCAGCGGACGGCAAGACTGTCCTGGACATCGACGTGCTGCCGCAGACCATCGCCATCGTCAAGGGCCGCGCCGAGGCGCTCGGCTTCGAAGTTGAGGTCGCCGACCTGTCCAACGGCCTGCCCGACGGCGACATCAACGGCATCGTGCTCCAGCAGCCCGGTGCCTCCGGGCGGGTCTGGGACCAGTCCGCCACTATTGCGGCGGCGAAGGAGCGCGGCGCATTGGTCGCCGTGGCCGCTGACCTGCTGGCACTGACCCTGATCACTCCTCCGGGCGAGCAGGGCGCCGACATCGCCGTCGGCTCCACCCAGCGCTTCGGGGTGCCGTTGTTCTTCGGCGGCCCGCACGCCGCCTACATGGCGGTGCGCAAGGGCCTGGAGCGGTCGCTGCCCGGCCGCCTGGTGGGTGTGTCCAAGGACGACGCAGGGGTGCCCGCGTACCGCCTGGCGCTGCAGACCCGCGAGCAGCACATCCGCCGCGAAAAGGCCACGTCCAACATCTGCACGGCGCAGGCCCTGCTGGCCATCGTCTCCTCGATGTACGCCGTCTACCACGGCCCCGACGGGCTGAAGGCGATTGCGGAAACGACGCACGGCCACGCCCGGGTGCTGGCGGCCTCGCTGGCAGCTGCCGGTGTGGAGGTGCTGCACACGAGCTTCTTCGACACCCTTACCGTCCGCGTCCCCGGACGCGCTGCCGCGCTTGTCGCCGATGCCGAAGCGCGCGGCATCAACCTGCGTTCCATCGACGCCGATACCGTGGGCATCTCGCTCGACGAAACCACGACGGCGGCCATCGTCGCCGACGTCGCGGACGTCTTTGGGGCCTCCGTTGCCGCGGCTGAAGGCTTCGGACTGGAGGCCGCCGTCGGACGTTCCTCCGAATACCTGCAGCACCCGGTGTTCAACACGCACCGGTCCGAAACCCAGCTGCTGCGCTACATCCGGAAGCTGTCGGACCGGGACCTGGCGCTGGACCGCACCATGATCCCGCTGGGCTCGTGCACCATGAAGCTGAACGCCACCGCCGAGATGGAAGCCATCTCCTGGCCGGAATTCGCCTCCATCCACCCCTTTGCCCCGGACTCCCAGACCGAAGGCTGGCGTGAACTGATTGCCGACCTGGAGGCGGACCTGACCGCGATCACCGGGTACGACCAGGTGTCCATCCAGCCCAATGCCGGTTCCCAGGGCGAGCTCGCCGGCCTGCTGGCCATCCGCGGCTACCACCACTCCCGCGGCGAAGAGCAGCGCAACGTCTGCCTGATCCCCGCCTCCGCCCACGGCACCAATGCCGCCTCTGCCGTCCTGGCCGGCATGAAGGTCGTCGTCGTTGCCACGGCCGCGGACGGCACCATCAACCACGATGACCTGACGGCCAAGATCGAAGCGAACAAGGACGTCCTGTCCTGCATCATGATCACGTACCCGTCCACCCACGGCGTCTATGACGGGGACGTCCGTGAGGTCTGCGACGCCGTGCACGCGGCGGGCGGCCAGGTCTACATCGACGGCGCCAACCTGAACGCCCTGGTGGGACTGGCCCAGCCCGGCAAGTTCGGCGGCGACGTCTCCCACCTGAACCTGCACAAGACCTTCTGCATCCCCCACGGCGGCGGCGGACCCGGCGTCGGACCCGTGGCCGCCAAAGCCCACCTGGCGCCGTTCATGCCCGGCGACGCCAACAAGGCAGCGCATGAGGAAGGCCACGGGGTCGCGATCTCGGCTTCCCGCTTCGGTTCGGCCGGCGTCCTGCCGATCTCCTGGGCGTACGTGAAGCTCATGGGCGGGGAAGGGCTCACCGAGGCCACCAAGGCAGCCCTGCTCGCTGCCAATTACGTCGCAGCCCGGCTGAACGAGTACTTCCCGGTGCTGTACACCGGTGAAGGCGGCCTCGTGGCGCACGAATGCATCCTGGACCTGCGCGAACTGACCGCCAAGACCGGTGTCACGGCCGAGGATGTGGCCAAGCGCCTCATCGACTTCGGCTTCCACGCCCCCACCCTGGCGTTCCCGGTGGCCGGCACCCTGATGGTGGAGCCCACCGAGTCCGAGGACCTGGCCGAGATCGACCGCTTTATCGAAGCCATGATCACCATCCGCAAGGAAATCGACCAGGTGGCCAACGGCGACTTTGCCGTAGCGGACTCCCCCCTGCGCCGCGCACCCCACACGGCAGCCGCCGTCGTCAGCTCCGACTGGGACCGTGCCTACCCGCGCGAGCAGGCCGCGTTCCCTGCCCACCACAAGCAGGACAAGTACTTCCCGCCGGTGGGCCGGATCGACGGCGCCGCCGGAGACCGGAACCTCATCTGCTCCTGCCCGCCGCTCGAAGAGTTCGAAAACTAA
- the gcvT gene encoding glycine cleavage system aminomethyltransferase GcvT, which yields MTEKYTALYDEHKKLGASFTDFGGWQMPLKYSSELAEHHAVRSTAGLFDLSHMGEVWVTGPQAAAFLDYALVGKISAMAVGKAKYSLICNEDGGIIDDLITYRRPAAGDGTDVFLVVPNAGNAAVVAAALQERAAGFDVLVEDASARTSLIAVQGPKAQELLLRLVPAAQHSLVTELKYYAAVEVPFLVGGAGKELLLARTGYTGEDGFEIFVDNADAPALWQALVAIADDGELTPAGLASRDSLRLEAGMPLYGNELSLQGDPFAAGLGPVVALSKEGDFVGKVALAAKKEAGAGTTSGRRLVGLKGKGRRAGRAHYPVLKDGAPVGEVTSGQPSPTLGYPIAMAYVDVEYSAPGTALDIDLRGKAEPFEVVDLPFYRRAE from the coding sequence GTGACCGAGAAATACACCGCCCTTTACGACGAACATAAAAAGCTTGGCGCCTCCTTCACCGACTTCGGCGGCTGGCAGATGCCATTGAAGTACAGCTCCGAACTGGCTGAACACCACGCCGTCCGCAGCACCGCCGGCCTGTTCGACCTCTCCCACATGGGCGAAGTCTGGGTCACCGGGCCGCAGGCCGCCGCGTTCCTGGACTACGCCCTGGTGGGAAAGATCTCCGCCATGGCCGTGGGCAAGGCCAAGTACTCGCTGATCTGCAACGAGGACGGCGGCATCATCGACGACCTCATCACCTACCGCCGTCCCGCCGCTGGAGACGGCACGGACGTCTTCCTGGTGGTGCCCAATGCGGGGAACGCCGCGGTGGTGGCGGCAGCCCTGCAGGAACGGGCCGCAGGGTTTGACGTGCTGGTGGAGGACGCCTCGGCCCGGACGTCGCTGATCGCAGTGCAGGGCCCCAAGGCACAGGAACTCCTGTTGCGCCTGGTCCCGGCCGCACAGCACTCCCTGGTGACGGAGCTGAAGTACTACGCCGCTGTGGAGGTTCCGTTCCTGGTGGGCGGCGCCGGCAAGGAACTCCTGCTCGCGCGTACCGGGTACACCGGTGAGGACGGGTTCGAGATCTTCGTGGACAACGCAGACGCCCCGGCACTGTGGCAGGCATTGGTCGCCATCGCCGACGACGGGGAGCTGACCCCGGCCGGCCTTGCCTCCCGCGACTCGCTTCGCCTGGAAGCGGGGATGCCGCTGTACGGCAACGAACTGTCCCTGCAGGGTGACCCGTTCGCTGCAGGCCTCGGCCCCGTCGTCGCGCTCTCCAAGGAAGGCGACTTTGTTGGCAAGGTTGCGCTGGCAGCAAAGAAGGAAGCCGGTGCCGGCACCACCTCCGGCCGCCGCCTCGTGGGGCTCAAAGGCAAAGGCCGCCGCGCCGGACGGGCACACTACCCCGTGCTCAAGGACGGCGCCCCGGTCGGGGAAGTCACCTCCGGCCAGCCCTCGCCCACCCTCGGCTACCCGATCGCCATGGCCTACGTCGACGTCGAGTACTCGGCACCCGGCACAGCCCTGGACATCGATCTCCGCGGCAAGGCAGAACCCTTCGAAGTTGTCGACCTCCCGTTCTACCGCCGCGCCGAGTAG
- a CDS encoding L-serine ammonia-lyase, which produces MAVGVFDLFSIGIGPSSSHTVGPMRAAAVFAEELKASGKLADVSSLRVDLYGSLAATGHGHGTMTAILLGLEGFHPELILPEEVEERLASIAETGILNLAGAVALPYGVGDMVLRPLTVLPRHTNGMTFTVTDAAGDVVHAATFFSVGGGFIVREGEEDAAQQELDASKEELPLPFRTAAELLEHCAVTGLGIADVMFVNEKASRSEEQIRAGLGHIWSVMENCVATSLKREGVLPGGLKVRRRAPDWYERLKKETARPEDTDNDGQDGQDHYDPRYWQEWVNLVALAVNEENASGGRVVTAPTNGAAGIIPAVLFYALHFAPGMDQATQADRDDVVVRFLLAAGAVGVLYKEQASISGAEVGCQGEVGSASSMAAAGLAEVMGGTPAQVENAAEIAMEHNLGLTCDPIGGLVQVPCIERNAIAAAKAINAAKMALWGDGTHRVSLDEVIITMRETGKDMSDKYKETAMGGLAVNVVEC; this is translated from the coding sequence ATGGCCGTTGGTGTCTTTGATCTTTTTTCGATCGGGATTGGCCCTTCAAGCTCGCATACTGTGGGGCCGATGCGGGCTGCTGCCGTGTTTGCTGAGGAGTTGAAGGCCTCGGGGAAGCTGGCGGACGTCTCCTCGCTGCGGGTGGATTTGTATGGGTCGTTGGCGGCGACGGGGCATGGGCATGGGACGATGACGGCGATCCTGTTGGGGTTGGAGGGGTTCCATCCGGAACTGATCCTGCCCGAGGAGGTGGAGGAGCGGCTGGCTTCGATCGCGGAGACCGGGATCCTGAACCTGGCCGGTGCGGTTGCGCTCCCGTACGGGGTGGGCGACATGGTGTTGCGGCCGTTGACGGTGCTGCCGCGGCACACGAACGGGATGACGTTCACCGTTACCGACGCGGCCGGGGATGTGGTGCATGCGGCGACGTTCTTCTCGGTCGGTGGCGGGTTCATCGTCCGCGAGGGGGAAGAGGACGCCGCGCAGCAGGAACTGGACGCGTCCAAGGAGGAGCTGCCGCTGCCGTTCCGGACCGCGGCAGAGCTGCTGGAGCACTGCGCGGTGACCGGGCTGGGCATCGCGGACGTGATGTTCGTGAACGAGAAGGCCTCCCGGTCCGAGGAGCAGATCCGGGCCGGGCTGGGGCATATCTGGTCGGTGATGGAGAACTGCGTGGCCACCTCGCTCAAGCGTGAGGGGGTGCTCCCAGGCGGGTTGAAGGTCCGCCGCCGCGCCCCGGACTGGTACGAGCGGCTGAAGAAGGAAACCGCCCGCCCCGAAGACACCGACAATGACGGCCAGGACGGGCAGGACCACTACGACCCCAGGTATTGGCAGGAGTGGGTTAACTTGGTGGCGTTGGCGGTGAACGAGGAAAACGCCTCCGGCGGGAGGGTGGTCACCGCCCCCACGAACGGGGCGGCCGGGATCATCCCCGCGGTGCTGTTCTACGCCCTGCACTTCGCCCCGGGCATGGACCAGGCCACCCAGGCCGACCGCGACGATGTGGTGGTGCGGTTCCTGCTCGCCGCCGGCGCGGTCGGGGTGCTCTACAAGGAACAGGCCTCGATCTCCGGGGCCGAGGTGGGCTGCCAGGGCGAGGTCGGGTCCGCGTCCTCGATGGCCGCCGCGGGCCTGGCCGAGGTCATGGGCGGCACCCCGGCCCAGGTGGAGAACGCCGCGGAGATCGCGATGGAACACAACCTCGGCCTGACGTGTGACCCGATCGGCGGGCTGGTCCAGGTCCCCTGCATCGAACGGAACGCGATCGCCGCCGCGAAAGCGATCAACGCCGCGAAAATGGCGCTCTGGGGCGACGGCACCCACCGCGTCTCCCTCGACGAAGTCATCATCACCATGCGCGAAACCGGCAAAGACATGAGCGACAAATACAAGGAAACCGCCATGGGCGGCCTCGCCGTCAACGTTGTCGAATGCTGA
- a CDS encoding TspO/MBR family protein encodes MRPDGEQSTAPAGSGGKPYSAGVQAAALAGFLLASLVVAALGGLASAANVTGWYAAADKAPWSPPNGVFGPVWTILYAAMALAAWLVWRKRTAGTRQAMVVYAIQLALNLTWTPVFFALYPALGTAALWLGLAIIVALVAAVTVTVLHFGPISRTAGLLLLPYISWLVFAASLNWWAATHN; translated from the coding sequence ATGAGGCCGGATGGGGAACAGAGCACCGCTCCCGCGGGCAGCGGCGGGAAGCCGTACAGTGCCGGGGTGCAGGCCGCCGCGCTTGCCGGTTTCCTGTTGGCGTCCTTGGTGGTGGCGGCGCTGGGCGGTTTGGCATCGGCGGCCAATGTCACTGGCTGGTATGCAGCCGCGGACAAGGCCCCCTGGTCCCCGCCCAATGGCGTGTTCGGTCCGGTGTGGACCATCCTTTATGCGGCAATGGCCCTCGCTGCATGGCTGGTTTGGCGTAAACGCACCGCTGGGACACGGCAGGCCATGGTGGTTTACGCCATCCAGCTGGCCCTCAATCTCACCTGGACCCCGGTCTTTTTCGCCCTTTACCCGGCTCTTGGCACGGCGGCCCTGTGGCTGGGCCTGGCCATCATCGTGGCCCTGGTCGCCGCGGTAACGGTGACGGTGCTGCATTTCGGTCCGATCAGCCGGACGGCAGGGCTGCTCCTGCTCCCCTACATCTCATGGCTGGTGTTCGCTGCCAGCCTCAATTGGTGGGCGGCAACTCACAATTAG
- a CDS encoding peptidoglycan bridge formation glycyltransferase FemA/FemB family protein encodes MSARIQKYRNRAQTRLDTAPLREFTARFATAEEIENWDKHVTANPNGGNMLQSAAYASVKNGSGWKVRFLVLEGGGNASYNLVLEKSFPVLGRLWYLIKGPDLVGAADLGAALAACAQLVRSSKLKVFTIKVEPDIIDSDEAQRELAAAHLAKAPNIQSNDSTALLDISGTEEEVFKAMSSRARNAIRRAEREGCQVVRQEQGPETYRALYDLMANTVNAKGSMPLRSYEYYERFWDEFCNRGQGNFFFAYEDGKPSVGAFVINYGAKATYKDGGSTQNRKQYGDSHLVQWTAIRRMQELGCTEYDFCGTPPAARIKDKTHNLYGMGMFKTSFTKTVTDFVGCHDYILSPLRHRLWVNGGEKVFRRIETARTGQQFY; translated from the coding sequence ATGTCCGCACGCATCCAGAAGTACCGAAACCGCGCACAAACCCGATTGGACACGGCCCCCTTGCGAGAATTCACCGCACGTTTTGCCACAGCCGAGGAAATTGAAAACTGGGACAAGCACGTCACGGCCAACCCGAACGGCGGCAACATGCTGCAGTCCGCCGCCTACGCATCGGTCAAGAACGGAAGCGGCTGGAAAGTCCGGTTCCTGGTGCTGGAAGGCGGCGGGAACGCCAGCTATAACCTGGTGCTGGAGAAAAGCTTCCCCGTCCTGGGACGGCTCTGGTACCTCATCAAGGGCCCCGACCTGGTAGGGGCAGCAGACCTGGGCGCTGCCCTCGCAGCGTGCGCGCAGCTGGTCCGCAGCAGCAAGCTGAAGGTGTTCACCATCAAAGTGGAACCGGACATCATCGACTCAGACGAAGCGCAGCGGGAACTGGCAGCAGCCCACCTGGCCAAAGCCCCCAACATCCAGTCCAACGATTCCACCGCCCTGCTGGATATCTCCGGCACGGAAGAGGAAGTCTTTAAGGCCATGTCTTCCCGGGCCAGGAACGCAATCCGGCGCGCAGAGCGCGAGGGCTGCCAGGTGGTCCGGCAGGAACAGGGACCGGAAACCTACCGGGCCCTGTACGACCTGATGGCCAACACGGTCAACGCAAAGGGTTCCATGCCCCTGCGCAGCTATGAGTACTACGAGCGGTTCTGGGACGAGTTCTGCAACCGCGGCCAGGGCAACTTTTTCTTCGCCTACGAGGACGGAAAACCCAGTGTTGGTGCCTTCGTCATCAACTACGGGGCCAAGGCAACGTACAAAGACGGCGGTTCCACCCAGAACCGCAAGCAGTACGGGGACTCGCACCTGGTGCAGTGGACGGCCATCCGGCGGATGCAGGAACTTGGCTGCACGGAATACGACTTCTGCGGCACCCCGCCGGCTGCCCGCATTAAGGACAAGACCCACAATCTCTACGGAATGGGCATGTTCAAGACCAGCTTCACCAAGACGGTCACCGACTTTGTGGGCTGCCACGACTACATCCTGTCCCCGCTCCGGCACCGGCTCTGGGTCAACGGTGGAGAGAAAGTGTTCCGCCGGATCGAGACCGCACGAACCGGGCAGCAGTTCTACTGA